Proteins found in one Streptomyces sp. CB09001 genomic segment:
- a CDS encoding type II toxin-antitoxin system prevent-host-death family antitoxin has product MSITASEARQNLFPLIEQVNEDHAPVHITSRKGNAVLMSEEDFTAWTETVHLLRSPRNARRLLDSIAEAESGDARRRELIDPDAERA; this is encoded by the coding sequence ATGTCCATCACCGCCAGCGAAGCCCGTCAGAATCTGTTCCCGCTGATAGAGCAGGTCAACGAGGACCATGCCCCGGTGCACATCACCTCCCGCAAGGGGAACGCCGTGCTCATGTCCGAGGAGGACTTCACGGCGTGGACGGAGACGGTGCATCTCCTGCGCTCGCCGCGGAACGCCCGCCGGCTGCTCGACTCCATCGCGGAGGCCGAGTCGGGCGACGCACGCCGGCGTGAGCTGATCGACCCGGACGCGGAGCGGGCGTGA
- a CDS encoding NAD+ synthase, which yields MPRLRLALNQIDSTVGDIDGNAESVLRWTRHSAGQGAHLVAFPEMMLTGYPVEDLALRPSFVEASRTALRSLAARLADEGLGGVPVVVGYLDRSATARPRYGQPAGAPQNAAAVLYGGEVALSFAKHHLPNYGVFDEFRYFVPGDTLPVVRVRGVDVALAVCEDLWQDGGRVPAARSARAGLLLSVNASPYERDKDDTRLELVRKRAQEAGCTTAYLAMTGGQDELVFDGDSIVVDRDGTVLARAPQFTEGCVVLDLDLPAAGTEAEAPTGVVDDGLRIDRVVLSGEAGREQPLPAGEPWRSGGHAEPLDDDEEVYSALVTGLRAYVAKNGFRSVLIGLSGGIDSALVASIACDALGAEHVYGVSMPSRYSSGHSRDDAAELARRTGLNYRTMPIEPMFDAYTGALELTGLAEENLQSRLRGTLLMALSNQEGHLVLAPGNKSELAVGYSTLYGDSVGAYGPVKDVYKTSVFRLAEWRNRAARDRGRTPPIPENSITKPPSAELRPGQVDTDSLPDYPVLDAILARYVDEDRGADEIVAAGYDRELVTRTLRMVDAAEYKRRQYPPGTKISAKGFGKDRRLPVTNRWRESG from the coding sequence GTGCCTCGACTACGACTCGCCCTCAACCAGATCGACTCCACCGTCGGCGACATCGACGGCAACGCCGAGTCGGTCCTGCGCTGGACCCGGCACTCGGCCGGGCAGGGAGCGCACCTGGTGGCGTTCCCGGAGATGATGCTGACCGGTTACCCGGTGGAGGACCTGGCCCTCAGGCCGTCCTTCGTCGAGGCCTCCCGCACCGCCCTGCGCTCCCTGGCGGCGCGGCTGGCGGACGAGGGCCTCGGCGGAGTCCCCGTGGTGGTCGGTTACCTCGACCGTTCGGCGACGGCCCGGCCGAGGTACGGCCAGCCAGCCGGTGCCCCGCAGAACGCGGCGGCCGTGCTGTACGGCGGCGAGGTGGCGCTGAGCTTCGCCAAGCACCACCTGCCGAACTACGGCGTCTTCGACGAGTTCCGCTACTTCGTGCCCGGCGACACCCTGCCCGTGGTGCGGGTACGCGGCGTGGACGTGGCGCTGGCCGTCTGCGAGGACCTGTGGCAGGACGGCGGCCGGGTGCCGGCCGCCCGCTCGGCGCGGGCCGGCCTGCTGCTCTCCGTCAACGCCTCCCCCTACGAGCGGGACAAGGACGACACCCGCCTGGAGCTGGTGCGCAAGCGCGCGCAGGAGGCCGGGTGCACCACCGCCTACCTCGCCATGACCGGCGGGCAGGACGAGCTGGTCTTCGACGGCGACTCGATCGTCGTCGACCGGGACGGGACGGTGCTGGCCCGGGCGCCGCAGTTCACCGAGGGCTGCGTGGTGCTGGACCTCGACCTGCCCGCCGCCGGGACGGAGGCCGAGGCGCCCACGGGCGTCGTGGACGACGGACTGCGCATCGACCGGGTGGTGCTCTCCGGGGAGGCCGGGCGGGAGCAGCCGCTGCCCGCCGGGGAGCCGTGGCGGTCCGGCGGGCACGCCGAGCCGCTGGACGACGACGAGGAGGTCTACTCGGCGCTCGTCACCGGCCTGCGCGCGTACGTCGCGAAGAACGGCTTCCGCTCGGTGCTGATCGGGCTGTCCGGCGGCATCGACTCCGCGCTGGTCGCGTCGATCGCCTGCGACGCGCTCGGCGCCGAGCACGTGTACGGCGTCTCGATGCCGTCCAGGTACTCCTCCGGGCACTCCAGGGACGACGCGGCCGAGCTGGCCCGGCGCACCGGCCTCAACTACCGCACCATGCCCATCGAGCCGATGTTCGACGCGTACACGGGCGCGCTGGAGCTCACCGGCCTGGCGGAGGAGAACCTCCAGTCCCGGCTGCGCGGCACGCTGCTGATGGCGCTCTCCAACCAGGAGGGCCACCTCGTGCTGGCCCCCGGCAACAAGTCGGAGCTGGCGGTCGGCTACTCGACGCTGTACGGCGACTCGGTGGGCGCGTACGGACCCGTCAAGGACGTGTACAAGACCTCGGTCTTCCGTCTCGCCGAGTGGCGCAACCGCGCGGCCCGGGACCGCGGCCGGACCCCGCCGATCCCGGAGAACTCGATCACCAAGCCGCCGAGCGCGGAGCTGCGCCCGGGCCAGGTCGACACGGACTCGCTGCCGGACTACCCGGTGCTGGACGCCATCCTCGCCCGGTACGTCGACGAGGACCGGGGCGCGGACGAGATCGTCGCCGCCGGGTACGACCGGGAGCTGGTGACGCGGACGCTGCGCATGGTGGACGCCGCGGAGTACAAGCGACGGCAGTACCCGCCGGGCACCAAGATCTCGGCCAAGGGCTTCGGCAAGGACCGCCGCCTGCCGGTCACCAACCGCTGGCGGGAGAGCGGCTGA
- a CDS encoding Txe/YoeB family addiction module toxin encodes MRITFTSHGWEDYVHWAESDRKVTKRINRLIADIARDPFKGVGKPEPLKGDLSGYWSRRIDDTHRLVYKPTDDLLVIVQARYHY; translated from the coding sequence GTGAGGATCACTTTCACGTCCCACGGCTGGGAGGACTACGTCCACTGGGCCGAGAGCGACCGGAAGGTGACCAAGCGGATCAACAGACTGATCGCCGACATCGCCCGTGACCCGTTCAAGGGCGTCGGCAAGCCGGAGCCGCTCAAGGGCGACCTGTCCGGCTACTGGTCACGGCGCATCGACGACACGCACCGTCTTGTGTACAAGCCCACCGATGACCTGCTGGTCATCGTCCAGGCGCGCTACCACTACTGA
- a CDS encoding VOC family protein, which translates to MDFTLEVIPLPVTDIDRARDFYRDKVGFHVDIDQEVMPGMRIVQLTPPGSGCSVALGDAIWDMAQGQTRPEPGSYQGLQLCVADIKAAHAELTARGLEVSEPVQYAPDDGATFMYFKDPDGNGWAVQEYRRRVAEPLHKALADLKREG; encoded by the coding sequence ATGGACTTCACGCTCGAAGTCATCCCGCTCCCCGTCACCGACATCGACCGCGCCCGGGACTTCTACCGCGACAAGGTCGGCTTCCACGTCGACATCGACCAGGAGGTCATGCCGGGCATGCGGATCGTCCAGCTGACGCCCCCGGGCTCCGGCTGTTCGGTCGCCCTCGGCGACGCCATCTGGGACATGGCCCAGGGGCAGACCCGGCCCGAACCGGGCTCGTACCAGGGCCTCCAGCTCTGCGTCGCCGACATCAAGGCGGCGCACGCGGAGCTGACCGCCCGTGGTCTGGAGGTCTCGGAGCCGGTGCAGTACGCCCCGGACGACGGTGCCACCTTCATGTACTTCAAGGACCCGGACGGCAACGGCTGGGCGGTCCAGGAGTACCGGCGCCGGGTGGCGGAGCCGCTGCACAAGGCGCTGGCCGACCTCAAGCGCGAGGGCTGA